GCTGCTGATAATTTAATACCAAATGGGGGTGATCAGCTTACAGGTGAGTGGATCAATGCCGCTGGAGAAACAATGAAAGTAGGGCAAGGTTATATTTCTCAGGGGCCAATATCAGGTACTTATCCAGGAGCTGCAAGTGTACAATTTACTGGGGTGCCTAATTCTGGAGATATTAATTCTTCTACTGAAAATGTTGTTTTAGTATGGCAAGATGATGGTAATTTCTTAAATGATATGAATTTAATTGGTAATCCATATCCTTCAGCTATTGACGCCGATGCATTTATTTTAGAAAGTAATAATTTTACTGCGTTAAATGGTACTATTTGGTTTTGGTCACATAAAACACCTAATAACTTAAATGTCACAGGAGAACAGTATACAAATGATGACTATGCTGTTTACAATTTAACAGGAACTGTTGGTCCAGGTGTAGGATCACCATCTGATTCTGGTGCACCGGCTCCAGAGGGATATATTGCTTCTGGACAAGGTTTTGTTGTTATGGCAGATAATTCACCAACAAAAACAACCTTTACGGATGCAATGCGTGTTAGGGAATTTAATACCCAATTTTATAGAGGTACAGATAACAAAAAAGCTTCTGTAGGAGAAAAAGAAAGAGTATGGCTAAATGCTAAGAGTAGTAAAGGTGGAGCTGAAAGTCAAATATTAATTGCTTTTTTAGAAAATGCTACTGATGGTAAGGATAAAGGATATGATGGTATAAAAATTAGCGAAGGTTGGGTTAACTTATATTCTAAGATAGATACCTTAAATTATGGTATTCAAGCCTTAGGTTCATTTAATTTAGAGAAAAAAGTACCTTTAGCATTCGATACATATATTGAAGATTTAGATGTAACATACAGCATAAGTATTGATCGTTTTGAAGGTGCATCATTAACTGAAAACGCAATTTATTTAGTTGACAATGAATTAAATGTTACTCACGATTTGAAACAAGGAGCATATGATTTTTCAGCAGCAATAGGAAGTTATGAAGATAGATTTACACTTCAGTTTACAAAAGCAACCTTAGGCGTTGATGATTTTGATTTAAACAATGACTTTGTAGTTATAAACGAAGATGATGCATTGCTAGTAAAATCTAAAACGATTGTAAAAGAATTAAAAATGTATGATGTTACTGGTAGATTACTAGTGAATATGTTGCCTAATGAAAGTGAGTTCAGAGTGAACACTCAGAATATTAGAAAAGGTACAGTACTGATTTTGAATACTACTTTTGATAATGGTACTGAAATAAGTAAAAAAGCAATTAAGTATTAAGAATACTTAATCTACAGTGAATTAATAAAAAATGCCTCGTATTTACGAGGCATTTTTTTTGATTTATATGTTTTCTATTAAGGTATAAATATCAGTTAGTTTTACTAAAACAAAATTATATTGATCTGAAATTAAAACATCTCACGTCCAGAAAAATGAAAAGCACCTTCAATAGCTGCATTTTCATCACTATCACTTCCATGTACTGCGTTTTCGCTAATAGATGCAGCGAATAATTTTCTAATCGTACCTTCAGCTGCGTCTTCTGGGTTTGTAGCACCAATTAACGCTCTAAAATCGTCTACAGCGTTAGATTTCTCTAAAATAGCTGCAACTATTGGTCCACGGGTCATATATTCAACCAACTCACCAAAAAATGGTCTTTCATTATGAACAGCATAAAATGCTTTAGCATCATTTTCCGTCATTTGGGTTAATTTCATGGCTACTATTCTAAATCCTGCAGCATTTATTTTTTCTAAAATAGCTCCAATATTACCTTTTTCAATTGAATCAGGCTTAAGCATTGTAAATGTTCTGTTTGTTGTCATTTTTTTAATTTTCTTTTATTGAAATGCAAAAGTAATCGTTTTATTAAAAAAAACGAATTCATTTTAACTTTTTGTTTTAATGCAAAAGGATAAAAAATATTAAAATATTGTATATTCGCGAGCAATGAATACGAAAGATATACAAGAAGTAAAGGAGTTGTTATCTACTCCTAAAAAAATAGTTATTGTCTCACATAGAAATCCAGATGGCGATGCATATGGCTCCAGTTTAGCATTATACCATTACTTACTAAGAGGAAATCATAAAGTTAAAGTAGTTTCTCCTAATGATTGTCCTGATTTTTTAAAGTGGTTACCAAATCAAGATAAAATAATTGTATTTGACGAAAATGTTGAGGAAGGTACTAAGCTCTTAGAGGATGCCGAAATTGTTTTTACCTTAGACTTTAATGCATTGCATAGAGTAGGGCATCAAATGGAGCATGTTTTACAGCGTATTAGTCCAATATACATAATGATTGATCATCATGAACAACCAGATGATTACGCCAAGTATATGTACTCAGATGCTTCAATTGCCTCTACATGTGAAATGATTTATCATTTTTTAGATAAAGTACATGAATTGGATAGTATTGATAAAGATATTGCTAGTTGCATTTATACAGGAATTTTAACTGATACAGGCTCATTTAAATATCAAGCAACTTCAAGTACAACGCATAGAATTATTGCCAATTTGATGGATGTAGGTATTGATCATACTAAAATACACAATCGATTATATGACACGAACTCTTATAGTCGTTTGCAATTACTTGGTACAGCATTAAGTAATTTAAAGGTAATGCATGAATATAGAACAGCGTTTATTACCATATCTCAGCAGGAATTAAATAGTATGAATTTCAAAAAAGGAGATACAGAAGGTTTTGTAAATTATGGATTGTCCGTTGCAGGTATTGTTTTTGCCGTTATATTTATTGAAGATCAAAAGCAAGGTATTATTAAAATGTCTTTACGATCAAAAGGAAAATTTTCTGTAAATGAATTTGCTCGTAATCATTTTAATGGTGGCGGTCATTTAAATGCCGCAGGAGGTAGAAGCGAAATTCCTTTGCAAGATACAGTGAAACACTTTATGGAGCTTTTACCAGATTATAAAAATGAATTAGAAAATTCTTATGAATACTAAAATTAAAAATATTTCAACCATTGGGTTTAGCATAAGTTTACTTGCTTTAATAATTTCATGTACAACTCCACAACCACGGAAACCGGTAGTACAGAAAACATCCTCTTTTTTAGAAGAGTCAATTGAGCGAAATAAAATTATAAATAAAGTAGAAGAAGAGGCATTAATTGCATTAATGCAATCTGACACTACAAAAGAATATATTACTTCTGAAAAAGGATTTTGGTATTATTATAATATCAAAAATGCTGAAATAAATGAACTACCTAAAACTGGAGATGAAGTAATTTTTACCTATGAAATTAAGGATGTTAATAATAAAACGATTTATACTAAAGAAGAATTAGGTGAGAAAAATTATCTCGTTGATAAGCAGGAACTTATTACTGGTTTACAAGATGGAATTAAATTAATGAAAGAGGGAGAAATAGTTACTTTTTTATTTCCATCTCATAAAGCATATGGGTATTCTGGATATCAAAAAATTAATTCTAACCAACCGTTACAATACACGGTTACTTTAACTAAAGTTCTCAAAAATAAGTAAAATGAGAATAGCTAAGATCCTTTTTCTAATTGTAGTAATAGTTATCTCATCATGTAAATCAAACAACTATACTGATTTGGAAAAGGGCTTGTATGCAGATATTCAAACAGACAAAGGGGCTATTTTAGTCCAATTAGATTATCGAAAAGTTCCAATTACGGTAGCAAACTTTGTTTCTTTGGCGGAAGGAACGAATCCTTATGTAGCAAAAAGATTTAGGAATAAGCATTTTTATGAAGGATTACTATTCCATCGGGTTGTTAAAGATTATATAATTCAAGGAGGCGATCCTCAAGGAACCGGTGCTGGCGGACCAGGGTATCAATTTGAAGATGAGTTTCCAATAGATGAGAAAGGCGAGCTAATTCTAACACATAGTAAAAAAGGAATTTTATCTATGGCTAATGCCGGTTTTGATACGAATGGGAGTCAGTTTTTTATAACCTTAAAAGAAGCTTCGAATTTAGATGGAGTGCACACTGTTTTTGGAAGTGTTGTAGAAGGTGTACAAATATTAGATTCTATTGCTAAGGATGATGTAATAAACAAAGTCCAAATTATTAGAATAGGAAATGAATCAAAAAAGTTTAACGCTCCTAAAATTTTTGGAGACTATTTTAAGAAATTAGAAAAAGAAGCTGAAATAAAAGTAGAAATGGCCAAAACGGCTAAAACTAATTTTTTAAAGCAAAAAGAAATCTATGAGGCAAACGCTGATAGTTTGCACTCAGGACTTAAAATATATTTTATAAACAAAGGAGACGGAGAAAAACCTAATATAGGAAATGCGGTTAAGGTTTATTATTCAGGTTATTTCAATTCAGGTGAACTGTTTACTACTAATAATAAAGAAATAGCTGAACTTTATTTAAAATATGATCCTAAAGTAGAAGCTAGAGGTGGTTATAATCCTAAAAAAATGGATTATAGTCCAGATGCAGAACTAATACATGGGTTTAAAGAAGGGTTACAAAAAATGAATATTGGTGATAAAGTGATGCTTTTTATCCCCTCTCATTTAGCCTATGGTACACAAGGGCGTGGGCCGATACCACCAGACACAGATTTAATATTTGAATTAGAAATTGTAGAATAATTACAATTTTATTTGATTGATTCAATAGGCCATTACAGCCAATAACCGGGAATATTTGACAGATCTACTATTACATAATTTGCTATACTTTTTTTAGTAGGAACAACTATTGTTTAACGATACTTACTTTCTCGATTACAATATATTCACTTATACTTACCCTCATAATTATTCTTTTGTACCAACCTATGATTTACAGTAATAAGAGGGAATTGTTGTAGATTTAAAATAATATTTTGATAAAAGTGCAACACTACTTTTTTTTCATCGTATTTAATATGAGTTTCAGAAATAATTGAACAAATAGAAATAGCCAATAGCTATAATGAATCAAACCAAATTCTTGCATAGAGATCTAATTAAAAAATGCAAAAAGAACAATTGTAAAGCACAGATGAAAGTCTATGATTTGTATTGTGACGCAATGTTTAAAACAGCATTTAATTTTATGAAAGATAAAGCGTTGGCAGAAGATATGATGCAGGAATCTTTTATAAAAGCTTTTCAAAAATTAAATCAATTTAATGAAAGTGTTGCATTTGGTGCTTGGTTAAAGAAGATTGTAATCAACCAATGTTTAGATTACTTAAAAAGGAGAAAACTGACAATTGTTGAAATAAATGAAAATCATTTACAATTATCAGATGAAGATAATTGGAAGGTACAAAGTTCCATTTCTATAGATCAAGTTTATTATGCGATTGAACAATTGGCTGAAAATTATAAAATTACCTTAAAGCTATTTTTATTAGAAGGTTACGATCATCAAGAAATTGCTCAAATACTAAATATAACCGAAGTGGCATCGCGATCACAATTATTTAGAGCTAAAAATAAATTAAAGGAAATGCTAAAACAAAAGAACTATGCTTAAAGATATAAAAGAAATCATAAAAGAAAATGAAGGTGAAAAGCTAGAAATGTTATCTAATCATAGACAACGTTTTGAAAACAGGTTGCAAAAACAACAACCTAAAAAAGGGAAAAATTATTTGTTTCTAAAAATAGCCGCATCCATTTTGATATTGATAAGTGCTGGATATTTTTTAATTGGAAATAATGACCTTCAACCAGATGTAATTGATGAAAAAATAGACCTCGCTGCTATATCTCCAGAATTGAAACAAATCGAAAATAACTATGAAACGGCTATCAATTATGAATTACTTGGTATTGAAGTCACTGACAATAATAAAGAAATACTAGATAGTTATTTAGAAAAAGTATCAGTGTTGTCAGATGATTATAAAGTGTTGAGTAAAAAGTTAATTACTGATGATATTAATGAAAACATCGTAAATGCATTAATAAATAATTTACAATTAAGGTTGCAACTTCTATTGGAATTAAAAGATAAACTCAAAGAAATTAAATCAAATAAAACAATTCAAAATGAAGACAATACTATATAAAACAATAGGGTTACTACTAATGGTTAGTACAACTATAGGTGCTCAAAATCATCGGAGAACATACAACGAAGACTTTAATACCAACAAAGATGTTATAATTGATGTAAATACAAGAAATACAGATGTTAAAATTGAAACATGGAGCAAGAACAAAGTAAGTATCGAAGCGATTATCGAAGTTGAAGGAGCGGAAGATGAAAGAGCAGAAAGAACATTAGATAATTGGAAATTTAGTGCCATTGGTAATAAAAGTGAAGTAGAAATTACATCTAAATCTAATGGCGTTTCGAGTAATTACTTTTTCTCCAATGATGTAAATAATATAACTATTAAAGGAAATGTTAACGATCTTCAAAATTTTGAATATAGTTTTCCTGAGTTAGAGTTAGATAATTTGATTGCGTTAAACAATGATATTATGGTTTTTCCCGAATCTCCAAGATTGCCTGTTATGCTAGATTTCGATTTTCATTTTGAGGATGCTCTTCCTAAATTTGATTATGAAAAATATAAAACGGACAAGAGCTACTTAAAGAAATGGCAAAAAGAAATGGAAGAGAATTTAGAAAAAAACAAAGGGAATTGGGAAAAGGAAGCTGATAAAATTAAAGAAAATTCAGCCGTATTAAAGGTTGAATTAGAAAAAATGGCAGAAGAACAGAAGAAACATGCAGAAGAACGAAAAGAGATGTTGAAAAATCAGATGACACAAAGAAAAGAACTACTAAAGCAAAGAAAGAATCAGGTTATTATTAGGGGTAACTTTAATAAGCATGAGGCTGATATTAATAAAAAACGAAATATAATTATTGGAGTTTTGGAAGATAGAGAAAAAGTAAAAGTGAAAAGAACAATAATAATTAAGGCACCAAAGGATGCTAAATTTAAAATGAATGTTAAATATGGAACATTAAGCTTTTTAAACTAATTTTTAAATTACTAACTCAATTGAACCACTAAATTTATGAAATTTAGTGGTTTTTTGGTACATAATGACAGGGAGGAATTGGACATATTTTTACAAACTCAATACATTTAGAAGGATAGTTTTATTTAGTAGATATTCTAAGCATCAGACGAAAAGAAAAGAATAAAAATGGGCTCGAAAGAATTGGTTTTAATTTTTGTATATTTTCGACGGGTCACTATTTAAAATGTTGTTACCTTTAGGGCTTCTAAAAAAGAGCATATTTTATGGAGTTGTATAAACAACAAAAAATAAAAATTTATAATTCTCTTTCTAATCAGAAAGAAGATTTTGTTTCATTAAACGAAGGTTATATTGGGATGTATGTTTGTGGACCTACGGTATATAGCAATGTGCATTTGGGTAATGTTAGAACCTTTATGTCTTTCGATTTAGTGTATCGTTATTTTAAACATTTGGGGTATAAAATACGTTATGTAAGAAATATTACGGATGCTGGGCATTTAGAAAATGATGCTGATGTTGGTGAAGACAGAATTGCAAAAAAAGCACGTCTAGAAGAAATTGAACCTATGGAAGTTGTTCAGCGTTATACTGTTGATTTTCATAATGTACTGAGAAAATTTAATTTGTTGCCGCCAAATATTGAACCGACCGCTACAGGTCATATCATTGAACAGATTGAGATTATAAAAAGTATAATTGATAATGGCTTAGCATATGAAGTTAACGGTTCTGTATATTTTGATGTTTTAAAGTATAATGAGAAAGAACATTATGGTATTTTAAGTGGAAGAAATATTGAGGATGCTATCCATA
The nucleotide sequence above comes from Aureibaculum algae. Encoded proteins:
- a CDS encoding nucleoside-diphosphate kinase — protein: MTTNRTFTMLKPDSIEKGNIGAILEKINAAGFRIVAMKLTQMTENDAKAFYAVHNERPFFGELVEYMTRGPIVAAILEKSNAVDDFRALIGATNPEDAAEGTIRKLFAASISENAVHGSDSDENAAIEGAFHFSGREMF
- a CDS encoding DHH family phosphoesterase; protein product: MNTKDIQEVKELLSTPKKIVIVSHRNPDGDAYGSSLALYHYLLRGNHKVKVVSPNDCPDFLKWLPNQDKIIVFDENVEEGTKLLEDAEIVFTLDFNALHRVGHQMEHVLQRISPIYIMIDHHEQPDDYAKYMYSDASIASTCEMIYHFLDKVHELDSIDKDIASCIYTGILTDTGSFKYQATSSTTHRIIANLMDVGIDHTKIHNRLYDTNSYSRLQLLGTALSNLKVMHEYRTAFITISQQELNSMNFKKGDTEGFVNYGLSVAGIVFAVIFIEDQKQGIIKMSLRSKGKFSVNEFARNHFNGGGHLNAAGGRSEIPLQDTVKHFMELLPDYKNELENSYEY
- the gldI gene encoding gliding motility-associated peptidyl-prolyl isomerase GldI, which codes for MNTKIKNISTIGFSISLLALIISCTTPQPRKPVVQKTSSFLEESIERNKIINKVEEEALIALMQSDTTKEYITSEKGFWYYYNIKNAEINELPKTGDEVIFTYEIKDVNNKTIYTKEELGEKNYLVDKQELITGLQDGIKLMKEGEIVTFLFPSHKAYGYSGYQKINSNQPLQYTVTLTKVLKNK
- a CDS encoding peptidylprolyl isomerase — its product is MRIAKILFLIVVIVISSCKSNNYTDLEKGLYADIQTDKGAILVQLDYRKVPITVANFVSLAEGTNPYVAKRFRNKHFYEGLLFHRVVKDYIIQGGDPQGTGAGGPGYQFEDEFPIDEKGELILTHSKKGILSMANAGFDTNGSQFFITLKEASNLDGVHTVFGSVVEGVQILDSIAKDDVINKVQIIRIGNESKKFNAPKIFGDYFKKLEKEAEIKVEMAKTAKTNFLKQKEIYEANADSLHSGLKIYFINKGDGEKPNIGNAVKVYYSGYFNSGELFTTNNKEIAELYLKYDPKVEARGGYNPKKMDYSPDAELIHGFKEGLQKMNIGDKVMLFIPSHLAYGTQGRGPIPPDTDLIFELEIVE
- a CDS encoding RNA polymerase sigma factor; this translates as MNQTKFLHRDLIKKCKKNNCKAQMKVYDLYCDAMFKTAFNFMKDKALAEDMMQESFIKAFQKLNQFNESVAFGAWLKKIVINQCLDYLKRRKLTIVEINENHLQLSDEDNWKVQSSISIDQVYYAIEQLAENYKITLKLFLLEGYDHQEIAQILNITEVASRSQLFRAKNKLKEMLKQKNYA
- a CDS encoding DUF342 domain-containing protein, with translation MKTILYKTIGLLLMVSTTIGAQNHRRTYNEDFNTNKDVIIDVNTRNTDVKIETWSKNKVSIEAIIEVEGAEDERAERTLDNWKFSAIGNKSEVEITSKSNGVSSNYFFSNDVNNITIKGNVNDLQNFEYSFPELELDNLIALNNDIMVFPESPRLPVMLDFDFHFEDALPKFDYEKYKTDKSYLKKWQKEMEENLEKNKGNWEKEADKIKENSAVLKVELEKMAEEQKKHAEERKEMLKNQMTQRKELLKQRKNQVIIRGNFNKHEADINKKRNIIIGVLEDREKVKVKRTIIIKAPKDAKFKMNVKYGTLSFLN